A single Sporomusaceae bacterium DNA region contains:
- the yyaC gene encoding spore protease YyaC, producing the protein MGKADDKLVVNLRESGIAARLAEHCWRLLNRQEGIAIRPLVALCIGSDRYTGDALGPLVGSYLEERGVCTVYGSLDHPVHAGNLVETVGMIDARHPHPVIVAVDACLGRTGEIGNIEAWDGGIEAGIAVGNRLPCVGHVSIVGVVNAGGHLGYLDLQNTPLAVVVKLSRVIGEALADALGRMAARDAAAALCRLSGGTAGPTSDRE; encoded by the coding sequence ATGGGCAAAGCGGACGACAAGCTGGTTGTAAATCTGAGGGAATCAGGTATCGCCGCCCGGCTGGCCGAGCATTGCTGGCGACTGCTGAACAGGCAGGAGGGCATCGCCATCCGGCCGCTGGTGGCTCTGTGCATCGGGTCGGACCGTTACACCGGCGACGCTCTCGGGCCGCTGGTGGGCAGCTATCTCGAAGAACGCGGCGTATGCACCGTGTACGGCAGTCTCGACCACCCGGTGCACGCCGGCAATCTCGTTGAAACCGTGGGCATGATCGACGCCCGCCATCCCCACCCGGTTATCGTCGCCGTCGACGCCTGCCTCGGCCGTACGGGTGAGATCGGGAACATCGAAGCATGGGACGGGGGCATCGAAGCGGGCATCGCCGTAGGCAACCGCCTGCCCTGCGTCGGCCACGTATCCATCGTCGGCGTCGTGAACGCCGGCGGCCATCTTGGCTACCTCGACCTCCAGAACACCCCTCTCGCCGTCGTGGTCAAGCTCAGCCGGGTTATCGGCGAGGCGCTCGCCGACGCCCTGGGGCGGATGGCAGCCAGGGATGCGGCTGCCGCCCTGTGCCGGCTCAGTGGGGGAACAGCCGGCCCCACATCAGATAGAGAATGA
- a CDS encoding LysR family transcriptional regulator: MQLGQFDLFCQVARVKSFSKAAKLLHISQPAISAQIHSMEEFYGIKLFERTPHGVTLTPAGTVLFDYAKQILELHEDLERKLTSMADEKNQKLIVGATPTVGGHALACGIWTFKDKYPDLQINLEIDNPQEIVTKIYDKDVDLAIVECPVRSYKGLTIKTVFTDELVAIVPNNNHWAGRTSVTLEELLKNRLILREEGSELHLLLDEALKPLNMRFADLKPSTSISSASAIKTAVENGHGVSIGLRLTVQKELRHGNILALTIENVDPRVEYNLVYRDDDLTGVAKRFIRFITSPGELEVC, encoded by the coding sequence ATGCAATTAGGGCAATTTGACCTGTTTTGCCAGGTAGCGCGCGTCAAGAGCTTTTCTAAGGCAGCCAAGCTGCTTCATATTTCCCAGCCGGCGATCAGCGCCCAGATCCATTCCATGGAGGAGTTCTACGGCATCAAGCTGTTCGAGCGTACCCCCCACGGCGTGACGCTCACGCCGGCGGGCACGGTGCTGTTCGACTACGCCAAACAGATCCTCGAACTGCACGAAGACCTGGAGCGCAAGCTCACCAGCATGGCCGACGAAAAGAATCAGAAGCTCATCGTCGGCGCCACGCCTACCGTCGGCGGCCACGCCCTCGCCTGCGGCATCTGGACCTTCAAGGACAAATACCCCGACCTGCAGATCAACCTGGAGATCGACAATCCCCAGGAGATCGTAACCAAAATTTACGACAAAGACGTCGACCTGGCCATCGTCGAATGCCCTGTCCGCAGCTACAAAGGGCTGACCATTAAAACGGTGTTCACCGACGAGCTTGTGGCCATCGTCCCCAACAACAACCACTGGGCTGGCCGGACCTCCGTCACGCTCGAAGAGTTGCTGAAGAACCGTCTCATTCTCCGCGAGGAAGGGTCGGAGCTTCACCTGCTCCTCGACGAGGCGCTCAAGCCTCTTAATATGCGCTTCGCCGACCTCAAGCCCAGCACATCCATCTCGAGCGCCAGCGCCATAAAAACGGCGGTCGAGAACGGCCACGGCGTCTCCATCGGGCTCAGGCTGACCGTGCAGAAGGAACTGCGCCACGGCAACATCCTCGCCCTGACGATCGAAAACGTCGACCCACGGGTGGAGTACAATCTCGTCTACCGCGACGACGACCTGACCGGCGTCGCCAAGCGCTTTATCCGCTTCATCACCTCCCCCGGCGAACTGGAAGTCTGCTGA
- a CDS encoding sulfurtransferase TusA family protein, whose product MAMHYLDMLGETCPHPLLMAQAKLETMASGDCLVVESDFSRSVRNILAWADKNGHRFDVEEVEKGVWQVKIIK is encoded by the coding sequence ATGGCGATGCATTATCTCGATATGCTGGGGGAAACTTGTCCGCATCCCCTGCTCATGGCGCAGGCCAAGCTGGAAACGATGGCCAGCGGCGATTGCCTGGTGGTCGAATCCGACTTCAGCCGCTCGGTCCGCAACATCCTGGCCTGGGCCGACAAGAACGGCCACCGTTTCGACGTCGAAGAGGTCGAAAAGGGCGTCTGGCAAGTCAAGATAATAAAGTGA
- a CDS encoding type II secretion system protein produces MTVKNERGFTLVELIIGIAIMGLIMAAVFGVLSSSVATKNYGMSQEASFTQARAVMTAVADELRHATISSPAVGVSANNIQYTYYNIDTAVSENRSISFSGGYVTITRAAGNQQLGGGLIQTLTFNRESASLVKLTVTAATQTGGTGASLNLESIIRYGPINRY; encoded by the coding sequence ATGACTGTGAAAAACGAACGGGGCTTTACCCTCGTCGAACTGATCATCGGCATCGCGATCATGGGCCTGATTATGGCCGCGGTGTTCGGCGTGCTGTCCTCCTCGGTCGCCACCAAGAATTACGGCATGAGCCAGGAAGCGAGCTTCACCCAGGCGCGGGCGGTTATGACCGCCGTCGCCGACGAGCTGCGCCATGCCACGATATCGTCGCCGGCGGTCGGCGTGTCGGCTAATAATATACAGTACACCTATTACAACATCGACACCGCCGTCAGTGAGAACCGCTCCATCAGCTTCAGCGGCGGCTATGTCACCATCACGAGGGCTGCCGGCAACCAGCAGCTCGGCGGCGGCCTCATCCAGACCCTGACCTTCAACCGCGAGTCTGCTTCGCTCGTCAAGCTGACCGTCACGGCCGCCACCCAGACCGGCGGCACGGGCGCGTCGCTCAATCTCGAGTCGATAATACGCTACGGACCGATTAACAGGTACTAG
- a CDS encoding HD domain-containing protein, with product MTTNRSELMQILRQHVKSEVLLKHSLATEIAMRAYAGKFGQDVDYWGAVGLLHDIDFDKFPDEHPHHARELLAAHGFDDAFITDVESHGREWAGDRTLLQKTLLALDELTGFIIACALVRPDKSLDNVEVKSVLKKMKDKAFARAVNRETITDGAAAMGVDFAEHVAFVTKALAAANGKSDLPLVG from the coding sequence ATGACAACCAACCGCAGCGAATTAATGCAGATCCTCCGTCAGCACGTCAAGAGCGAGGTGCTTCTCAAGCACTCCCTGGCGACCGAAATCGCCATGCGGGCCTACGCCGGCAAATTCGGCCAGGACGTCGACTACTGGGGCGCGGTCGGCCTGCTCCACGATATCGACTTCGACAAATTCCCCGACGAGCACCCCCATCACGCCCGCGAGCTTCTCGCCGCCCACGGCTTTGACGACGCGTTCATCACCGACGTCGAGTCCCACGGCCGCGAGTGGGCGGGGGACCGCACCTTGCTACAGAAAACGCTGCTGGCCCTCGACGAGCTGACCGGGTTCATCATCGCCTGCGCCCTCGTCCGGCCCGACAAAAGCCTTGACAACGTCGAGGTCAAGTCCGTCCTCAAGAAGATGAAGGACAAAGCCTTCGCCCGCGCCGTCAACCGCGAGACGATTACCGACGGAGCGGCCGCCATGGGCGTAGACTTCGCCGAGCATGTCGCCTTCGTCACCAAGGCGCTAGCCGCCGCCAACGGCAAGAGCGACCTGCCGCTGGTGGGATAG
- a CDS encoding Na/Pi symporter, whose product MYFFLFFAVGLGLLIGGLLVMRSGLRHVFSPALAGLLGRLTVTPWRGLLAGAAGAALMQSSTALTLTTVGLVSAEYLSFRQGLGLVLGANIGTCSTVGLLALDPPLPVLLALLAASLLAAALSRLRAAALAVGGLAAMLTGVQLLSGALSGLSEAATVVRWLASAGQNPLAGIGGGILLTFLFQSSSAATGLLMALADEGTIGLTAAAYGVYGNNIGSCLSSLVVGAAAPLAAKRVAMAHIVLNLAGVTVFLPFTALFVQAAALLADGFAARVAAMHTLFNIVSSLAVLPFAGAFASLVALLVPGRDGGA is encoded by the coding sequence ATGTACTTTTTCTTATTCTTCGCCGTCGGTCTGGGCCTGCTGATCGGCGGCCTGCTGGTGATGAGGTCCGGCCTGCGGCATGTCTTCTCCCCCGCCCTCGCCGGCCTGCTCGGCAGGCTGACGGTGACGCCGTGGCGCGGCCTGCTGGCGGGGGCCGCCGGCGCGGCTCTTATGCAGAGCAGCACCGCCCTCACCCTCACGACGGTTGGGCTGGTGAGCGCCGAATATCTTTCTTTCCGCCAGGGACTCGGCCTGGTGCTGGGTGCCAACATCGGCACTTGCTCGACCGTCGGCCTGCTGGCGCTGGACCCGCCCCTGCCGGTTCTGCTGGCGCTGCTGGCCGCGTCCCTGCTTGCGGCCGCCCTGTCCCGGCTGCGCGCCGCGGCCCTGGCCGTAGGCGGCCTGGCGGCGATGCTGACCGGCGTGCAGTTGCTTTCGGGAGCGCTGTCCGGCCTGTCGGAAGCGGCTACCGTCGTCCGCTGGCTGGCGTCCGCCGGTCAGAACCCGCTCGCCGGCATCGGCGGCGGCATTTTGCTCACCTTCCTGTTCCAGTCGAGCAGTGCGGCCACCGGCCTGCTGATGGCGCTGGCCGACGAAGGGACGATCGGCCTGACGGCCGCCGCTTACGGCGTATACGGCAACAATATCGGTTCGTGCCTGTCGTCGCTGGTCGTGGGTGCGGCCGCGCCGCTGGCGGCCAAACGGGTAGCCATGGCCCATATCGTGCTTAACCTGGCGGGGGTGACGGTCTTTCTGCCGTTCACCGCGCTGTTCGTGCAAGCCGCCGCCCTGCTGGCGGACGGTTTCGCCGCCCGCGTGGCGGCGATGCATACCTTGTTCAATATAGTCTCCTCGCTGGCCGTCCTCCCCTTTGCGGGCGCGTTCGCTTCACTGGTCGCCCTGCTTGTTCCCGGCCGGGACGGCGGCGCCTGA
- a CDS encoding metal ABC transporter permease, with translation MDFLSYDFMQRAMAAGLVTAVVCPLIGMFVVVRRQALIGDGLGHIAFAGVMGGYLLGVYPTAAAAAVTMLGAGAIEFIRRRHAHHADTALAIMFYTGIALAVIFSSMARTPGTNLLGVLFGSILTVTVQDLILIAVCGLMVAASVAVLFERLVLVAFDEEIAHVAGINTAFVSVLLSVLTALVVVVGMRVVGILLVSALMVVPVAAAHLLRRGFRATMAWAVAFSVLAVAGGLTLSFYLDIAPGGTIVITAVAVYLAVLVAAGRGIGAGVVRRCSGAAVPAGNKQGDQ, from the coding sequence ATGGACTTTTTAAGCTATGATTTTATGCAGCGGGCCATGGCCGCCGGCCTGGTAACGGCGGTTGTCTGTCCGCTCATCGGCATGTTTGTGGTCGTGCGCCGTCAGGCCCTCATCGGCGACGGCCTCGGCCACATCGCCTTCGCCGGCGTGATGGGCGGCTACCTCCTCGGCGTCTATCCCACCGCCGCTGCTGCGGCCGTTACTATGCTCGGCGCCGGCGCCATCGAATTTATCCGCCGTCGCCACGCCCACCACGCCGATACCGCCCTGGCCATTATGTTCTACACCGGCATCGCCCTGGCGGTCATCTTCAGCAGCATGGCCCGCACCCCCGGGACCAATCTTCTCGGCGTACTGTTCGGAAGCATCCTCACCGTTACCGTCCAGGATCTAATTCTCATCGCCGTCTGCGGCCTGATGGTAGCTGCGTCCGTCGCAGTGCTTTTCGAACGGCTCGTCCTCGTGGCCTTCGACGAAGAGATCGCCCATGTCGCCGGCATAAACACCGCATTTGTCAGCGTCCTGCTCAGCGTCCTCACCGCGCTCGTCGTCGTCGTCGGCATGAGGGTGGTGGGCATCCTGCTCGTCAGCGCCCTCATGGTTGTGCCGGTGGCGGCCGCCCATCTCCTTAGGCGCGGTTTCCGGGCGACTATGGCCTGGGCGGTGGCCTTCTCCGTCCTCGCCGTGGCCGGCGGTCTGACCTTGTCTTTTTATCTCGACATCGCCCCCGGCGGTACCATCGTCATAACCGCGGTCGCCGTCTATCTGGCCGTTCTCGTAGCCGCTGGCCGCGGCATCGGCGCCGGCGTGGTCCGGCGCTGCTCAGGCGCCGCCGTCCCGGCCGGGAACAAGCAGGGCGACCAGTGA
- a CDS encoding metal ABC transporter ATP-binding protein: MYDIKLTDVTYSYGDSTVLSGLSMAVAAGEFIAVVGPNGAGKSTMLKLVAGLLRPDSGQVTVAGRTSDEARAAGDIGYIPQNFARNIADFPATVAEIVALGLVSGRKKNLSRDAARHIVSHMLALVDLEELRDKRVDELSGGQQQRVMVARALAGNPRLLLLDEPTSGVDFDTSTKIYNLLGELNKSLGITVVAVSHDIDKVTRWAGRVACINKGLCFLGDCAEFRRVHAQEPHLLYYSG, encoded by the coding sequence ATGTACGATATCAAGCTCACGGATGTGACATATTCATACGGCGACAGCACCGTCCTCAGCGGCCTTTCCATGGCGGTCGCCGCCGGCGAATTCATCGCCGTCGTCGGACCGAACGGGGCGGGCAAGAGCACGATGCTCAAGCTGGTGGCCGGCCTGCTCAGGCCGGACAGCGGCCAGGTGACGGTCGCCGGCCGGACGTCCGACGAGGCCCGCGCCGCCGGCGACATCGGCTACATCCCTCAGAATTTCGCCCGCAACATCGCCGATTTCCCGGCCACCGTCGCCGAGATCGTCGCTCTCGGCCTGGTATCCGGCCGGAAAAAAAACCTGTCCCGTGACGCGGCCCGTCATATCGTTTCCCACATGCTGGCGCTGGTGGACCTTGAAGAACTGAGGGACAAGCGCGTCGACGAGCTTTCCGGCGGCCAGCAGCAGCGGGTAATGGTGGCCAGGGCGCTGGCCGGCAACCCCCGGCTGCTGCTGCTGGACGAGCCCACGAGCGGCGTGGATTTCGACACGAGCACAAAGATATACAACCTCCTCGGCGAACTCAACAAAAGCCTCGGGATAACTGTTGTCGCCGTTTCCCACGATATCGACAAGGTGACGCGCTGGGCAGGACGGGTGGCCTGTATCAACAAAGGCCTGTGCTTCCTCGGCGACTGCGCCGAATTCCGCCGCGTCCATGCCCAGGAACCGCATCTGCTTTATTATTCGGGCTGA
- a CDS encoding ABC transporter ATP-binding protein — MFRFYWEKFVVPFWLLTTIAVACFVVASAAGLAAPLIIKFLIDGALESGDFTDLNIIVGSIVILYLLRAVFYFFYGYTMAKAGSTMIARMRAAMFSRLHSLDYSYFINTSTGNIVSYFTNDLLLIQQAVTVGVPDLVVESLNLLAILVIMIYFDWQLALVTFVTLPFIVVAVSHFNRKLADLGGLLEHTMARMTSLLHQAILSVMMVQSYVREDYEYGKFRHQIHEAAQEYFHVQRLNALLIPLVEFLAAIGLTVIIWFGGREVINGDLTIGGMFAFLIYIINVPAPVRKITQAFSGMKMGMVAWERIRDLDRQPHTVVDGRLDLDKAAGRVEFRDVAFRYPSGGDVLKNISLTAEPGDVIAVVGPSGAGKSSFANLLLRFYDPAAGAIYLDGVDIRSLKIGALRHQIGFIQQNPVLFNASILENIRYGRPTATYSQVEHAARLANAHDFIMELPRGYDTPVGELGANLSGGQRQRIALARAIILEPVIMLLDEPTAALDSHAEKQVMAAIRNVSRGRTTFIITHHLSTLLASDKIIYLTGGQIAESGTHAELMARGGVYARAVDRGELGLKG; from the coding sequence ATGTTCCGCTTTTATTGGGAAAAATTCGTTGTCCCGTTCTGGCTGCTGACAACCATTGCGGTGGCTTGTTTCGTTGTCGCTTCGGCAGCCGGGCTTGCGGCTCCCCTCATAATAAAGTTCCTCATCGACGGCGCCCTGGAGAGCGGTGACTTTACCGACCTCAACATTATCGTCGGCAGCATTGTCATCCTGTATTTGCTCAGGGCGGTTTTTTACTTTTTTTACGGTTATACCATGGCCAAAGCCGGCAGCACCATGATAGCCCGCATGCGCGCGGCCATGTTTTCGCGCCTGCACTCCCTCGACTACAGCTACTTTATCAACACCTCCACAGGCAACATCGTCTCCTATTTCACCAACGACCTGCTGCTCATCCAGCAGGCTGTCACCGTGGGCGTTCCCGATCTTGTTGTGGAATCGCTCAATCTGCTGGCCATCCTGGTCATCATGATCTATTTCGACTGGCAGCTGGCGCTGGTGACTTTTGTCACTCTGCCGTTCATTGTCGTAGCCGTCAGCCACTTCAACCGCAAGCTCGCCGACCTCGGCGGCCTGCTGGAGCACACGATGGCGAGGATGACCAGCCTGTTGCACCAGGCGATCCTGTCGGTGATGATGGTGCAGAGTTATGTGCGCGAGGATTACGAGTACGGGAAGTTCCGTCACCAGATTCATGAAGCCGCGCAGGAATACTTCCACGTCCAGCGCCTCAACGCACTGTTGATTCCCTTGGTCGAATTCCTCGCCGCCATCGGGCTTACCGTAATCATCTGGTTCGGCGGCCGCGAGGTTATCAACGGCGACCTGACAATCGGCGGCATGTTCGCCTTTCTCATCTACATCATCAACGTACCGGCCCCGGTGCGCAAGATCACGCAGGCATTCTCCGGCATGAAGATGGGGATGGTGGCCTGGGAGCGCATTCGCGATCTCGACCGCCAGCCCCACACCGTCGTCGACGGCCGCCTCGACCTGGATAAAGCCGCCGGCCGGGTGGAGTTCCGGGATGTAGCCTTCCGCTACCCTTCCGGCGGCGACGTGCTTAAGAACATCAGCCTCACCGCCGAGCCCGGCGACGTCATCGCCGTCGTCGGCCCGAGCGGCGCCGGCAAATCCTCGTTCGCCAACCTGCTCCTGCGTTTTTACGACCCCGCTGCCGGGGCTATCTACCTCGACGGCGTCGACATCCGCAGTCTCAAGATCGGCGCCCTGCGCCATCAGATCGGGTTCATCCAGCAGAATCCCGTTCTGTTCAACGCCAGCATTCTCGAAAATATCCGCTACGGCCGGCCGACGGCTACCTATAGCCAGGTGGAGCATGCCGCCCGGCTCGCCAACGCCCATGATTTCATCATGGAGCTGCCCCGCGGCTACGACACCCCGGTAGGTGAACTGGGAGCCAACCTGTCCGGCGGTCAGCGCCAGCGAATCGCCCTGGCGCGGGCCATCATCCTCGAACCGGTGATTATGCTGCTTGATGAGCCGACCGCCGCTCTCGACAGCCATGCCGAAAAGCAGGTCATGGCCGCCATCCGCAACGTCAGCCGGGGGCGCACCACCTTTATCATCACCCATCACCTTTCCACCCTGCTGGCATCCGATAAGATCATATATCTGACGGGCGGCCAGATCGCCGAGAGCGGCACCCACGCCGAGCTTATGGCCCGGGGCGGCGTCTACGCCCGTGCGGTCGACAGGGGCGAACTGGGACTAAAAGGCTGA
- a CDS encoding NlpC/P60 family protein — protein sequence MRIVWRSLVLCCLLFSMSTMAFAASIYEEGDFGQEVAQVQAKLGALGYAAGPADGEFGAMTTSAVKAFQKDRGLDADGVVGPDTYRSLMGRDIPVSRDGATAARKIIQTALRFVGVPYVFGGNTPDGFDCSGFTRYVFARGGMGLPRMADEQYVLGHPVSKAQLRPGDLVFFTTYADGVSHVGIYLGEGKFISATSSRGVAIDRMADSYWGPRYIGARRV from the coding sequence ATGCGGATAGTCTGGCGTTCCCTTGTTTTGTGCTGTTTGCTTTTTTCCATGTCCACCATGGCTTTTGCCGCAAGCATCTATGAAGAAGGCGACTTCGGCCAGGAAGTGGCCCAGGTGCAGGCCAAGCTTGGCGCCCTCGGTTACGCCGCCGGTCCTGCGGACGGCGAGTTCGGCGCGATGACCACGTCGGCCGTGAAGGCGTTTCAGAAAGACCGCGGCCTTGACGCTGACGGCGTTGTCGGTCCCGATACCTACCGGTCGCTGATGGGCCGGGATATCCCGGTAAGCCGCGACGGTGCGACCGCTGCTAGGAAGATAATCCAGACCGCGCTGCGGTTTGTCGGCGTGCCGTACGTTTTCGGCGGCAATACCCCCGACGGGTTCGACTGCTCCGGTTTTACCCGCTATGTTTTTGCCAGGGGCGGCATGGGTCTCCCCCGTATGGCCGACGAACAATACGTCCTCGGTCACCCTGTTTCCAAGGCCCAGCTCCGGCCTGGCGACCTTGTATTCTTCACCACCTACGCGGACGGCGTCTCCCATGTGGGCATCTACCTTGGCGAGGGCAAATTCATCAGCGCCACGTCCAGCCGCGGAGTCGCGATCGACCGGATGGCGGACAGTTATTGGGGTCCCCGCTATATCGGCGCACGCAGGGTATAG
- a CDS encoding hemerythrin domain-containing protein, protein MKPTDILKEEHHGVKLALKVLGRINERIAGTPGNLDAAYVSDYAKLLDFFRVFVDKCHHAKEEEVLFPALLESGLPREGGPVQVMLAEHDAGRKLVAEMSAALADYRAGTPGAVTALAAAAQGYTQLLVDHIAKEDDILYPLADAGIPQPVQDGMIEAFEGIEADRIGPGTHEQFHAMLKEFRAAYLG, encoded by the coding sequence ATGAAACCGACGGACATTCTCAAGGAAGAGCATCATGGGGTAAAGCTTGCTCTCAAGGTTCTAGGCCGGATAAACGAGCGGATCGCCGGCACCCCAGGGAATTTGGACGCGGCATATGTCAGTGATTATGCCAAGTTGCTCGATTTCTTCCGCGTCTTCGTCGACAAGTGCCATCATGCCAAGGAAGAGGAGGTGCTGTTCCCGGCGCTTCTGGAATCAGGACTGCCCCGCGAAGGAGGGCCGGTCCAAGTTATGCTTGCCGAACACGACGCCGGCCGGAAGCTGGTCGCTGAAATGTCCGCCGCTTTGGCAGACTACCGCGCGGGAACGCCGGGCGCCGTCACCGCTCTTGCTGCTGCGGCACAGGGATACACACAGCTCCTGGTAGATCACATCGCCAAGGAAGACGACATTCTTTATCCGCTGGCCGACGCCGGTATTCCACAACCTGTCCAGGACGGGATGATAGAAGCCTTCGAAGGGATTGAGGCAGACCGGATAGGACCGGGAACTCACGAGCAGTTTCACGCCATGCTGAAAGAGTTCAGGGCGGCCTACCTCGGCTAG
- a CDS encoding pyridoxamine 5'-phosphate oxidase family protein — MRRNDLAMSYEETLAVIDAQDYAVLCLIDSAGRPYGVPLDYVRRDGFLYFHGAREGRKTDSMMANPRACAVIMGATAIVPEKFGRMYQSAIVEGSIELIDDPEQKRQVMTWVVESRSPGYREKGQAIIARMLDRVLVYKMQMEIITGKHGLAGSKDQG; from the coding sequence GTGAGAAGAAACGATTTGGCGATGTCGTACGAAGAAACATTGGCGGTTATCGATGCGCAAGATTACGCGGTGCTGTGTTTGATCGACTCGGCCGGCCGACCTTACGGCGTTCCGCTGGATTACGTCCGCAGAGACGGATTTCTTTACTTCCACGGCGCCCGGGAAGGAAGAAAAACTGATTCGATGATGGCTAATCCCAGGGCCTGCGCGGTGATTATGGGAGCCACAGCGATCGTTCCCGAAAAATTCGGCAGAATGTATCAATCCGCAATTGTCGAAGGTTCGATCGAGCTGATTGACGATCCGGAGCAAAAAAGACAGGTCATGACCTGGGTAGTTGAGAGCAGAAGTCCGGGCTACCGCGAGAAGGGGCAAGCAATCATTGCCAGAATGCTGGACCGTGTCCTGGTCTATAAGATGCAAATGGAAATCATCACCGGGAAACACGGTCTTGCGGGGAGTAAGGACCAGGGCTGA
- a CDS encoding methyltransferase domain-containing protein, producing MDNAVVKEIADKYNRIAGSYDTVDWFIPSRWRRRAAGLACGRVLEVGIGTGLNLPFYADCCTEILGIDISSGMLEKAKERASQCKAPVRLEIMDVQDLPFAADSFDSVLAAFVFCTVPNPLQGLRECRRVLKPGGKLILLEHTGSGNRALRQFMDWLNPFTVRFLGDHINRDTVEVVAKAGFTGITDNNLLGDIVRLVVAEK from the coding sequence TTGGATAACGCGGTTGTTAAGGAAATTGCGGACAAGTACAATCGTATAGCCGGCAGCTACGATACGGTCGACTGGTTTATTCCCTCCCGCTGGCGACGCCGGGCCGCGGGTCTGGCCTGTGGACGAGTATTGGAGGTAGGCATAGGGACGGGACTCAATCTCCCTTTTTATGCCGACTGCTGCACGGAGATCCTCGGCATTGACATCAGTTCCGGCATGCTTGAAAAGGCCAAAGAGAGAGCTTCTCAGTGCAAGGCGCCTGTCAGACTGGAGATCATGGATGTGCAGGACTTGCCGTTTGCTGCCGACAGTTTCGATAGTGTATTGGCAGCGTTTGTCTTCTGCACCGTCCCCAACCCATTACAGGGACTGCGGGAATGCCGTCGGGTGCTAAAACCCGGCGGGAAGCTGATTCTGCTGGAGCATACGGGGAGCGGCAATAGGGCGCTTCGCCAGTTCATGGATTGGCTTAATCCGTTCACGGTCAGGTTTTTAGGCGACCATATTAACCGCGATACAGTCGAGGTCGTTGCAAAAGCCGGGTTTACGGGGATAACGGATAATAACTTGCTCGGAGATATCGTAAGGCTGGTCGTAGCCGAGAAGTAA
- a CDS encoding antibiotic biosynthesis monooxygenase — protein sequence MLVNIVYFPAIKAGKDGEFRQWFAWTNEEYAKFPGFISRKLLVPREGGNYAAVVEHESNETFKAMHGSTFHAEAQKRVLPLLDGYPTPHFYEEVSLHEKGKAAVPAEHSK from the coding sequence ATGTTGGTCAATATAGTTTATTTCCCGGCGATCAAAGCCGGGAAAGACGGGGAATTCCGGCAGTGGTTCGCCTGGACCAACGAAGAGTACGCCAAATTTCCCGGCTTCATCAGCAGAAAGCTGCTCGTGCCGCGAGAAGGCGGCAATTATGCAGCAGTGGTCGAACACGAGAGCAACGAAACCTTCAAGGCAATGCATGGCAGCACTTTTCACGCAGAGGCTCAGAAGCGGGTGCTGCCGCTGCTGGATGGTTATCCGACGCCTCATTTTTACGAAGAAGTAAGCTTGCACGAGAAAGGCAAAGCGGCTGTCCCTGCCGAACATTCAAAGTAA